From a single Miscanthus floridulus cultivar M001 chromosome 8, ASM1932011v1, whole genome shotgun sequence genomic region:
- the LOC136471767 gene encoding ABC transporter G family member STR-like, producing MPADGHRAERAERPVGHRMERAEMQHATHHATERAGDARRTTTTAAAEMPAWQTTERKKSLESLLDAAGDARGRQQQHHHHHHRGGGGGHVPVRPPVPVPGEKVINFPGQGLEFKELSYSVIKKQKKDGVKIKKEVYLLNDISGQALRGQVTAILGPSGAGKSTFLDALAGRIAKGSLEGSVSIDGRSVTTSYMKQISSYVMQDDQLFPMLTVLETLRFAAEVRLPPSLSRAEKLNRVWELIEQLGLQTTAHTCIGDEGIRGVSGGERRRVSIGTDIIHKPSLLFLDEPTSGLDSTSAYSVVDKVKEIAKGGSIVLMTIHQPSFRIQMLLDRIVILARGRLIYLGSPITLPAHLAGFGRPVPDGENSIEYLLDVIKEYDESTLGLEPLVAYQRDGSKPDEAAKTPIPKTPRTPHQKSVQFRQMQLKSNQFSVTTGTPHANTFSNFESYNIDDEEEEFDNSLERKSHTPLHTGTSTYHPRLASQFYKDFSVWVYHGVTGTPHRKPTWSTPARTPARTPMSSYQQRSRLATPHHAPPPQSPHEPVFKPEEPSYHEYQLELEPPLDAPQDGPKFANPWLREVAVLSWRTALNVVRTPELFLSREIVLTVMALILSTLFHRLSDSNFTTINRLLNFYIFAVCLVFFSSNDAVPTFIQERFIFIRERSHNAYRASSYVISSLIVYLPFFAIQGFTFAVITKYMLHLRSNLVNFWIILLASLITTNAYVMLVSALVPSYITGYAVVIATTALFFITCGFFLKRTMIPMAWRWLHYISAIKYPFEALLVNEFKGDHCYVGTQNQLSPGPLGQVSNLNATSATCPLVGQDVLSTMDIQIDNIWIDVAILLAWGVLYRLIFYVL from the exons ATGCCGGCCGACGGTCACCGCGCGGAGCGGGCAGAGAGGCCAGTCGGGCACCGCATGGAGCGGGCCGAGATGCAGCATGCCACCCACCACGCCACGGAACGGGCGGGCGACGCTCGGAGGACTACGACTACAGCTGCGGCTGAGATGCCCGCGTGGCAGACGACGGAGCGTAAGAAGAGCCTCGAGAGCCTCCTCGATGCCGCGGGGGACGCGCGCggcaggcagcagcagcaccaccaccaccaccaccgcggcggcggcggtggccacgTCCCCGTACGGCCGCCAGTGCCGGTCCCTGGGGAGAAGGTGATCAACTTCCCCGGGCAGGGGCTGGAGTTCAAGGAGCTGTCCTACAGCGTCATCAAGAAGCAGAAGAAGGACGGGGTGAAGATCAAGAAGGAGGTGTACCTGCTCAACGACATCTCCGGCCAGGCGCTCCGCGGCCAGGTCACCGCCATCCTTGGGCCCAGCGGCGCCGGCAAGTCCACGTTCCTCGACGCGCTCGCCGGCAGGATCGCCAAGGGAAGCCTCGAGGGGTCCGTCAGCATCGACGGGCGATCG GTGACGACGAGCTACATGAAGCAGATTTCATCCTACGTGATGCAAGATGATCAGCTGTTCCCCATGCTCACGGTGTTGGAGACGCTGAGGTTTGCGGCCGAGGTCCGCCTGCCTCCGTCGCTCTCCAGGGCTGAGAAGCTCAATCGGGTCTGGGAGCTCATTGAGCAGCTGGGTTTACAG ACAACAGCTCACACATGCATTGGCGACGAGGGGATACGAGGTGTCTCTGGCGGGGAACGCCGTAGGGTGTCGATTGGCACTGACATAATCCATAAGCCATCTCTGCTGTTTCTTGATGAACCCACCTCTGGCCTTGACTCCACCAGTGCATACAGTGTGGTAGATAAAGTGAAAGAAATTGCAAAGGGGGGAAGCATTGTGCTAATGACAATTCACCAGCCATCTTTCAGGATTCAGATGCTTCTCGACAGAATAGTCATCCTCGCAAG AGGAAGGCTAATCTATCTAGGAAGTCCTATCACACTCCCCGCACATCTTGCTGGATTTGGCCGACCTGTACCTGATGGTGAGAACAGCATCGAGTACCTCCTGGATGTCATCAAGGAGTACGATGAATCAACGCTTGGACTCGAGCCTCTAGTTGCCTACCAGAGGGATGGCAGCAAACCTGATGAAGCTGCCAAGACACCAATACCCAAGACACCAAGAACACCACACCAGAAATCAGTGCAGTTCCGACAGATGCAGCTCAAGAGCAACCAGTTTTCGGTCACAACGGGAACACCTCATGCTAATACTTTCTCAAACTTCGAGTCCTATAACATCGATGACGAGGAGGAAGAATTCGACAATTCTCTTGAGAGAAAGTCACATACACCCTTGCATACCGGAACCTCAACCTACCATCCAAGGCTTGCATCACAGTTTTACAAGGATTTCTCAGTCTGGGTTTACCACGGTGTCACAGGGACGCCCCACCGTAAGCCTACATGGAGTACTCCTGCTCGAACGCCAGCTAGGACCCCAATGTCGAGCTACCAGCAGCGCAGCCGTTTGGCTACGCCACACCATGCACCTCCTCCTCAATCACCCCATGAACCAGTTTTCAAGCCGGAGGAACCAAGCTATCATGAGTACCAGCTTGAACTGGAACCACCACTAGATGCTCCTCAGGATGGCCCCAAGTTTGCTAATCCTTGGCTCAGGGAGGTCGCTGTGCTCTCATGGCGTACTGCTCTGAACGTGGTGCGCACGCCGGAGCTATTCCTCTCCCGGGAGATTGTCCTCACAGTTATGGCACTCATTCTTTCGACCCTGTTCCACCGCCTCAGTGATTCCAACTTCACAACCATCAATCGCCTCCTCAACTTCTACATCTTTGCAGTCTGCCTTGTCTTCTTCTCCTCCAATGATGCTGTTCCCACATTCATCCAGGAGCGCTTTATCTTCATCCGTGAGAGGTCCCACAATGCTTACCGTGCATCATCCTACGTGATATCCTCTCTAATCGTCTATCTCCCATTCTTTGCCATTCAGGGGTTCACCTTTGCAGTCATCACAAAGTACATGCTCCATTTACGAAGCAACCTGGTTAACTTTTGGATCATCCTGCTTGCATCACTTATAACAACCAATGCATATGTGATGCTGGTCAGTGCACTTGTTCCAAGCTACATCACTGGATATGCTGTCGTGATTGCGACAACAGctctcttcttcatcacttgtgGATTCTTCCTGAAGCGGACGATGATCCCTATGGCATGGAGGTGGCTCCACTATATCTCTGCCATAAAATATCCATTTGAGGCATTGCTTGTGAATGAGTTCAAAGGAGACCATTGCTATGTTGGCACACAAAATCAACTTTCACCTGGACCTCTGGGGCAAGTCAGTAACCTGAATGCCACCTCAGCGACATGCCCCCTGGTAGGCCAAGATGTGCTGTCCACCATGGACATACAAATTGATAACATCTGGATAGATGTTGCAATTCTCCTTGCGTGGGGCGTGCTCTACCGACTCATCTTCTATGTGTTATGA